The stretch of DNA CTGATTTTTTTGCGAATTTGCCCGATTATAATTTTTATCCACAAAATTTAAAGGGGCACACGCGTTTATTCGTTGCTGTTGTCGAATCACGGATAACATTAGTCATCACTATGTACAATTTATTCAGTCATTATTTTCTAACCAAACCCaacagagaagaaatggaaaaaaagtttcaaacaTCATGGACCCCACATACGATCTAATAATCTAGTTCCAATCTAGGTGGaaaacgatgacatcttttcaCTCGAATAAATTAACTCGATCATCGCGGTGGACGTTCGAATGCAGCCAAAATCTAGATATTTTACCACCAACTTGCAAAACGAGTTTCAATGAGTCGTTACCTTTCATTATTGGGTAGCGTGGCCGATTCATCCGTTGTATTTTTGTTGTGAAACAAAATTTCGCACTGCAACCCACCCTAACCCACTTCGATTTCAGAATTTGTCAAGATTGTCGTAAGCTAGGCCAATTAAACGGTAACTggtagatttatttttttgctgCTCAAATATTAGAATTTGAAGAATGAGCATTGAAAATGTAAGTTATGCTAATTTATCATATACCTACCTAACGTGTTCATTCATACATTGAACTAATTTCGGAAGgcgatgagaaaaaaaaactacagaagatagttcttcttcttgaatggcgttaacgttccctgtggaacttttgccgtctcaacgtatgcattaactagcgtcatttattaatacttagtttagatttttcaagccaaataacacgccttgaatttaTTCCGAGGAGCAagatctagaatacgcgtgaccacagtgcaagtcgaaggaaatttctgtgaagaaaaatcccccggccagaacgggaatcgaacccgaacacccggcatgataatgtgagacgctaaccactcgaccacgggtgcaCACACAGATAGttgaattgaacttttttcttcctaaatcctacgtttattttttgtagatctatATCAAATAAATCGAAACATAAAGAAGCataagaatttcatgtcatgctttcagcagggctaatgtactCATTTCTAGTTTGGtggaacgaactaattctctaacaaataaaaaaagttaaacagaacacgtgtacaccttgttagcgaatgtctaatatcaacgagatttatattctACAAAGTATTGCAGaactcaagttcaattgtctcatgttgatattctaggcacaaCTGTCCCACCACGATTTTTTAAGCCTGTgaccaagattgattgattcaaatgacggatcttttcaaatttcattaaacaatagttctccgcttataaaaaacccagtgtattgctaaaccgaaatgcttaaagcttctggtagacaaatatgctagagaACTtcgaatgcgtttttctcagttgctgattttggaacatgggacaactattaGTACAACGATAGTATTGTCGATGTAAAGATGAGTGTTGGCATGTTCGTTAGCTCTTCCGTGGCCTCTATCAACTGTTTCTCCGTTTTAGACACCAAATTACTGAATGGATCATCCATTCGACACTTTCGCCTTTCTCCAGAAGGGAGAGGATGTTTTGAATGCCGGATCGGCTATATTCGACGGACACGAAGTGCCTGACGATGTTCAACTTTTTCGCTCCGAGATCGAGCTGCCAGTATGAACGAAGCATTGAGCATAGTTACCTGATTTCTATCGCCGTGGTTACCTAAAAGTAAGAATTTGACAACATTGTTAATAATTCCTTTTTGGCATTGCACTGTTGTACTATCCATTTCAATGTTATGTAAAGATTTTATTATTAGTTATTAGATAATTAGTTATTATTGTTAATTTACCAAGCTTGACATTTGAAACCATGACATCTACTAAATAACGCATATACCTTTCTCTCTATTGTGAAGCATTTGATTTTCCTGGTTCATATACCAGGGAAAACTATATAGAATTAAATAACACAAATTGGAAAGTATGAACATATGTGAAGGAAGTATAGCAGCTCATATTATCGAATGTTTTTTGGAGGTTCGTTTTACAAATTTTTATTGTTGACAACTTACCCGTGATTCGTGACAAATGTCGAAATGAACAATGTGATTTTGTATTGCCATTCCATCACTGAAAGCTTTACCTCAGCaacttttgaaaattataaaatttccgAAATCAAAAATCGTACTGTGTGAAAAATTTGTTTCGCCAACATAGATCATTCCATTGTGGCCAGTTATCCATCATTTATCCATCATGAATGGATTCACCAAGAAACAATTATTGcatttgacggcgccagtggttgtaatGTTAGCGTAACTAGGTTCAATTCCAGCTGGCGTCGCAGAGactttctgaggcgaaaaatctctagttacgtcttccttcggaaggcAAGTAAGGCTGTTGTCCcagctcatgagttgttgagtctgatagggaGGAAATAGGTGGGGAGTCGCCTCCCGGATGTCGGTGATTGCTACTAAACTTGGCGTAAATATGCCGACGAAAATAAAGCGAAGATAAATATATTGCCTTTGGTGCGTAGGCAGTATAAGAGTTTCCAGTGCATCCAGAAGATGCAATGtatggtgcggtttatggtttAATTTCGATAagctttttttcgtccaaaagcaAATATTGAATCTAGCCGATATGCAGTTCCAACAAGATGTCACTATTTACTACACAGAACCCGAAACAAAGAGCTAATTGAGAGGCAGGTTTAGGGAGTAATTAATTTCTCGTTTTGGATCTGACCGCCTAGATCATATGATTTGACATCTCTATGGTATTGTTATATTGCATTTTTGTATATTGTTTTCTATTACTCGTAATACCTATCTAATCTAATTATCCATATTAAtatctaattatttttctccaCAGTATCTTCTATTAGATGCATTCTTGCTGTTATCGGCAACAGCTCTGGCCAGCGGAAATGCTCAAACGAACCAAAAGCCTGCCTCAGCGTCCGCCCAGACGGGAAAAACTTCGCACGGAAAACGTGAGGTCTCAACGGGGTTTAGTCCACCGGATTATACTCAACCAAGTCAGCCGGGATACAGCTACGGAGTACCGCAAACTTCGTTTAACTTACctcaattttcggaaaataaATTCTTCTCCTCACCTTACAAATTCACTGCTCCGCAACATCCACAATATAACGGATTCAATTCCTTCTCTGAAGGTTCAGTAAAATACAGCATCGGTTCTAAGGAACTGTCGGATTTGCTAAAGATGCTACATTCTTCGAATCCCACCATATCTATCAGAGCCATTCCTTCAGACCACAGTTGGGGAGCGTCATCATACAACCCGTTTGACTCTTTTGCGAATTACAAACCAACAATGTTCAAGATCAATGAGATCGCTTCACCGTCTTATGGAACTCCGCTAGCGCCGCCACTGAATTCGTATCTTCCAACCAGCTACGGCGAGCCTCACGGTTACGAGCCATCGTATGCATCCATGATTAAAGGTCTTAAACACTATTCCACGTCGTTCAAAGCACCATCATCCGATCTGTATTCTGGCAACAAGTACATCTCTGCCATCAAGCCAATAACTTCGCAACCGAAACCACAGGTCGCCTCCCCGTTGCATACATCGGTTGAGATCCACAGACCCTTCAAACCGTCAACTTTCCTTGGAACAACCAGTGAGATTCCGGATTACTCGCACTCCCAATCTTCACCTCCGTCATCTCACAACTCCTACATAACGCCTGCCTTACAGTACCTACCACCCCCGAAGAGTCCCAATAAGGTGACATTTGAACAACCATCGAATAGTTATCTTCCCCCGCATCAGCCATCCAAACCCAACAACGCATATCTTCCTTCCAAGCCGTCCAATACTTACCTGCCGGCCGTTTCCACCAATTCCCACAGCTCGGAGGAATCCCGCGAGTCTTATGACTTCAGCGGATCGTCGTCGGTACCTTCCGGAGGACACAGCCAATACCACAAACACCCCTGGCAACCGTAAACCAAGAATCGCCAAGCAGCGGTCCGACAACTTGATGATGATGATCCAAAGACGAttctagagagagagagaattaCAAATGTTCGTATTAGGGCTATGCTGATAAGTTATTTGAAGTGTGTATATGAGATGCGAAGAAAGAGAGAAGGGCAAAGTAAATGATAGTAGTATTTTGTGATTAGTGTGTATATATTCATTATCCTGTGAATTATGGTCCAATAATTTTTAGCGACAGGTTGTTAATCGAATACCCCAGTACTGACATTGTTGAATTATACACTTTTAGCGATGCGGATCGgaggaaaataataataaatttatgatatgtttatttatgttttatttcgaTTTTCGCTGTAATGATAAAATCAACTTTCATCTCaataatttccattttttatctTCCGAGAAAGGATTACTTTATCATTCCGATGTTACCAAACAAACCAGTTGTTGCAATCTTTTTGTTGTTGCATCAAAATTctgtttttttggcacaatttgAAATGTATTTGCGAAAACACTATCGTGACGTATTTATTTAGCTACATTTTTTATCAGTGTCGGATCGCTTCGGGTTACCAGTTATTTTCCAcctgaaaaaaatcatgatctCTATTTAAAATTATCAACAATATATACCTCATATACCGCCATAATCGGCAAGCTCTCTGATGTTTATTCGGCGATTGTTCTTAATCATTTTGTTTGCTTGTCCACGATAACGTTGTTTACAGTTTAACTGGACGGATCGGGACAGCTGCTGTCTTCAACACCTTCACAATCTTCTTAAAGTGTTTGACCCAAACTTGAACTCTTGCTTTACTTATAATAGTCTCCTTAAATGCAAAAGTCCACATTCGAATGTGGTGCTACACGTTAATTCATTTGTCAAGCAATATTCCACGCGAATCCATTACCTGTTTTCCTCAATTGAAAGTTTACTTAAcaaataaaaatccttcgatttttttttcgattttttatgacaaCAACTTTCAATATATGCTTGaaacaaatataaaatgaaTTGTCTTATTCGAgtttataaatatttattataCTTAGAGTTTGTATCGTATCGATTAACGGGCATTTGATTGGAAAGTATCGCATTCACTCATCAGAACTGATCGGTTCCTGTAATTACCAACACCTTCTAATTGTTTTAACCGCCGAACTCATTCGACTACATCGGCGATTACACATTGGCAAAGATGCAGTCTGTGGTATAATGGTTTACCACGCCTCTCCGGAATTAATCCGACAAAGAGATCGATGTAGAAAAAACTGGAGAATTTCGAGTCTCTCATTTTTATGTTGGAATATTTATGGTTTACTTTAGCTACCGATGAGTTCCAAGAGACAAAACCAGACAAAATGAAACCGCGAAAACCACCTCGAAATTTTCGGTTGATATTAACCGGAACCACGGTTCTGAGGGTTCTAGggttcaaattcaaaaattagcTAACCCTCAGAAAACTCAAAATGTTGGTGTGAAAATCTCTGCCTCGAAGTCAAATGGGCAGTAGTTAAGCTAAATATTGGTGTGCGTGTCACTAACCGATGTGACAAACGAATAATTCTAGATCGTTGAGCTCACGAAATGAAAATTGATGGTATTTTCAGATCAGATCAAAATTTGTTCGAAAAAATTGCGTGTAATTTGGTTAAATTCTTtatttaaaaatcatttttttctcattagaTCAATCAATAGTATACGATAAAAAGCTTCCACTTAGCCAAATACGAAAAGCCGTGCCCTCATCTTAGTCATAAGCCACGTCGATTTTTTTTACCCTTTTTGggtattttaggctcattagcattttagctgtaacagagccaaatagaaccaaatcgtgtacatgtcacatgtttatcatatctataattagcacattacacagttgccattattcggcgttagagtattcccttctataccattgcatatggtacacatttacacagtagccatttaggcgtaagagttttctttctgttcttccatcgtccagttagaccggacagcggagacagttgattgatcaatgttgagttatttatagaacagcagcccgatgtgttttgcagagcagagcagttgtatggatgaatcgatcttatttcgaccgtggaacgatctccatcgctgatgattgttgcgtgggcttagttattctgtaacaacacaaagatggtcaatgagggccctgagtttttaactcacgatcgatcgcttactaatcGCACGATTCTTACGATCAATCGCTTACTTGCACGtttaaccaatgtggctacggaaacCCATCCTACGTCGATTTTGTTCACCGCAAAACACCAGTTTGCTTCAAATTGTCCTTCGCTTCCCACCGTTTTTTACGTCTTCTTCAAATTTCGCGTGACGATTACTCAATACaccaaaaattacattaaatgagcttataAAATagcagaaaatgtgctactcttCCATAttggtatagcatttgtataatatatatgctatagcaatatgagcgagcgaaacaagagatacattgcaaataagcacgcactaaagcttttcgcatattTTGCCAAATACCAGACAGAAAAGGTAGATTCACGttcatgctctcctttttactcttggaaaacactttccaacttaattttataatgaggtgtaatattctcACGCATTTATGTAACGgcaccagtagctatgtggatagcctggtcgtgtaaaacaaccTTGCATTACAGCCGGCCTTGATTCGATCGCTGTTTGGACtcttttttgggtacaatcccaagctgacgtttTGTCTGAGAGAAGAGATGTCTACTCCCATATATATAAACATCtaaaagcttttgaaaaaggtgcttttatttgtacatttcacccttcagcacacgaaaaagcgtTTTTTTTCAGCTGCAGATGGAACGTATTCTGTCAACACTAGTTTGGGTGCAACGCCATCAtcacatttttttctgcataccATTTCATCgtcttttgacataggactatgtattTAATTTCTATATAGAGAGTCAatatacgaaaaatgtaacgatttattgagagttttcaaacgcatattactcaaaatcgttattgcaacctatgttgtgttatatatcattagaaacaaatttatccagcatttttttgtataaagcataaacagtgaatatagtaaaaaagttaacaatttgacgatttaagtGGGTATGTTttgtttcgattgcactaaccacttgcTTTCCTCCCACGCGCAATGAACAATCTTTTTgactaaattcgggcgttagctaaCAATGTtagttgatgcgtataatgaatcATTCTCcgtttaccgataataggcatttatcagttattgtattttaagttgtccaatcaattcgtacTAACAATTACtatgctactaacaatttatgtaattgtgatcCAGGATGTCATAGTATCGTTCATGTTATCTGGTCAggcgaaaaatgaaaatgaatgaagatcgaaagggtatactcgggcatatcagattatgacagCTCGAGTTGTTGcaatcttaatattatgctccccatatatgtcttcctaagaaccCCGCTTCATTCCCTCGAATGCACATGCCCTTTCTCCTTTCcatttcctatacataagcagaacttagcacccaataaGATtaattcactacagcagctacacgaacccCCCAAGTGAGCATTCATGGTCATAGAATACTCAATACACATACATCgccgggctataaagttattacaaacaatgttccggacaacgtggagACGAAGGAGAAAAAGCTATATCTATCtaaaatatatttctgtagtaatagatttatttgacctatatttatgtagatcttctCAATATATTTATGTATATCTTAACTGTTAAGATTTGTGTTCAAAAttgatacatgatgactttttgtcttcttctgcataatagaataaacagaagaaaaggctagtaatggctttaattgtattttgtgtacatttttgaacgcaatgtggttccggattctaccacgttatctcatctaatccgttaaaggatacaagttcatataggaaacgatttttttccatttgatgtatcaaaagagaaagaattacaaattttgaacaatggaaaaacccaattcaaatgcaattgctacacacaatcacagtcctatccgTCGtctcgtccgtgcccctaggacacacaatcacagtcgtctcgtccgtgcccctaggctcagacccatcaacttttttctccATAATGGCATTTTGAGGATAGGCAGGAGATTTTTCTCTTGGATTCATTGACATATATGTTCTAGTCGATGGTCTCGGTGACGATAAAAACATCGCTTTCGTAACCCCAGGTGTAGATTGTCTGCCGAACAGGGTATTTTTGGGgatactttcagtttttttcagttgcatttatattttttttttgcatcgtggTATAAAATGACTGTCCCGAAAGCTGCTTGAAATCCAATGTtattaaggggctgtccacatgccatgtggacaactttaggaggGTAGGTGTCCACGAAAATGCCCACGCATGTCCATggtggggggagggggtatagattACATCCACGTGGACACTAAAAATATATCAGTATTGAACAATATGTGAAAACTATTCTACATTTCCAAGAAATTTATTCGTATTTATGAATAAAAGGCTGTCTGATAGTGCCACTTGGTGGGACTTCTATATTTCTTCATATCGTTGAAATTAGTTGCTGAAAGCTGAGCTGAAAGAgatcgatttattttcattgatttcaaAGGATCATGCATTATCGATCAGAATTGAGATGCCATTATCGACAGGATTCAGACGCCTACCCTTTTTGACCGAAAAACATAAAATGGTTCGTATCTTCATATACGACTTGCTTTATAAATGCAATGAATGCTCGCAGTTTGAAGCAATTCGTGACAGGCgcagaaaaatataaattacaacaatgttgagcgaaaaaaaaatcattgagatGAGCGAAATGAACCATCATTAGATATTTCCAAAGCCGGTCTTCACTCGCAGAATGTCATTCTTTGTATCTAGTGGGATAGGAGAGGAATTCtgcattatgagcttctaccaaacaatcaatcaatgaattccaacaagtacttaTCGCAGCTAAACGAATCAAATTCGGCGATCTCGAATAAACGTTCACAATTAACCAAGACGTTCTCTTCCAGAATAATACTAAAaccttatgtttttttttataaacaacCAAACATTTTTGGAGTTAAACTAGGATGTGAGAGTCCACCTGGTATCATCAACTATTGCATCCTCTGATTATCACTCGATCAGACCGctaagaaaaaatgtttaagGTCGAGTATTTCGACTGGACTGCCCAGCATTTTGACGAGGAGACAAAGAAGTTCTGGATGATCGATTTCGCAAGTTGCGCAAAGGATGACGAAAGATTGTGGGAAAAAACAGTGCACAtagaattgaataaatgtatgtatgtCTGAAATGCCTTCgattttgttttcttaaaaATCGGCATGATTATTCCAATTAACTCAATATTTCCTAAGATTTATGAAGTTGAACGAAGAAAAGATCATTGATAGATGAAACGCGGGGACTTAGTACACTGGTTTTAATGGGATAATGAATCTACGGATCAGTTAAGTGAACGGCATCAGATATTAGGCACTGACTTACGTCTATTTGTTTGATCGGTAATGTTGAAGTTGAACTAGCCAAACCTATATAACACAGCATATGTATATCTTCAAACGCAGGATGATATCCATATCGATTTTTATACTCCTACTGTCTTGTTTCAACAACAAGACAacttgggggggggggggggggaagagGGGTGCCTGAAATTGTACTTTTTGtgttcacgtggtatgtggacagcccgtAACTTCGCATGCGAGAAACTTGGGTATTCTGTTGcacgagctaaattttcaagtATTGCTTGAGCCCTTTTTTGAGAACAAAAAGGCCAACGTCAAAATACAGGATTCATTCTACACGCACAAAATGAAGagtattcacgttttttttaatgtacacTCGAAAGTAATGCTTCAAATTTAAGTTGACGGATTTTGATTGTTCCACCTTTTAGTATGTTACAAATTGAAGATTGTAGATTTAGAATCAAAAGTAAAATAAATCCTTCGTTGCTAAATATCAATTTCATCTCTTCTCCTGACAATCGTAGAAGAATGACCAATGAATGATCATGGCGCCGATCATTAATATTTTGTGATCAGCAGAAGTCAGGTCGTGACGCACCACGAAGCGAAGGAAAACACAAGTTGAGGTGTTAACTCTAATTATTTGGACACCAATGTACTTTCTGGTGGGTTCACCGGTTAACATCTTGACAGTTTTAATGGTATACATTTTGCTCGTACCGATGTAGTGTTACTACATTCAAAGAGCTGGTTTCGTTTTGAGTTTAGTTTCGCGATCATCGTCTATATTATCAAGGCTATCTCCATGGCTAGAGGAAAGGCTTAACAACTGGGCTTGCGTGATCATTTGAATTTGTCTTACTTTTTCACAAGAATCATACAAAATGTTTTAATTATTTGCGTCAGTTCAAATGGTGCTGTTTGAATCAGTCGTGTCTTCATGAGGGACGAAAAATAGGTCGTTTGTAGTATTTCGTAGTAGTTTGTAGCTACAATCGGATCATGTTTTCCGAACACTATACTGCATTCCATCAGACACAAACCGAATCTCGCGTCAATCTGGCACATTTATGTTTCATATCCATGCGGTAATCGTGAATAACGGCGTACCAAATGCGATTCAATGGCAAAGTATGATTAAAAACAGAGCCGGCGCATGCCATCATATACCAGGAGATTAAATCTCCCCATAAAAGTTATGTAACGATCACGACGCGCGATACACATTGAAACAAGATCAAACCGACGGTTTCCTCTCCCTCCAGAAATCCGATTTCCGTACGTGGAGTGAGGACAGGTTTTCCAGCAATTGATCGTTGGTGGTATTGTTTCGTTTTATGCTACGCAATGAAAGTATGAATCCCCTACAGGCAAGACGATAAACAAGATTACCCGATACCTTCAGTTTGATGTGATGAACAGCAGCAAAATTTATAAATAGCGGTTGAAATGGCAGGGAATTTGATATCGATTGAAAGGTAATCGACGCATATCGAATCGAATATCGGAAATCGAAAtaggtcgattttgttgcaattCAGAAGTGTTTCGCAGTGAAACTTGGTCCACGAGATTTTTTGCGTTAAAGGGTTATTATAAGTCATATAATTTTACCACCTGGAACTAGCTACTGGATTTGTCACATTTGTCAAATTATTCAAACatgtaattttgttttgttttgacaaGATCAATCGTTTAAATCACCGACTTTGTTCAGTAGGATTCATCACATAATTTTCTCTTGGATGATCTATCAGATGATAAATAGACTGGCGGACAGAAATAGCGATGAACAGACAAATTGCATGCACAAATCGCTGTCCTTctgtttgaagaaaattgtcccACAAAGTTATAACTGAACGCATTGCAGAAATTTACCGAACAAGTATTTTTACCATTGCTTAAGTCTTTCATTCATCCTCTCTCCATGCAGCCGATAGTTATGTGTTTGCGACGAATTGCGACGGGAACAGGAACGGCGAAAGGTGAGTGACCGTTTTCATTTCACTGACCCccataatatttgaaaatactAAGTCATCGTGCCTGCATACTGAGCCACTCAAAACTGGTTGTTGACTGACTCCAACCACTAACCAGTGCGCGATGAACCTTTAGGGGAGGTGAGGgtgaaacggacatgttaagaagaatttcaattatatcttttacTTTACTCAACTCAACTTAAttactcatgttttccaaaactttgctgcagtttcttgcaatccAATATATTGTTTCTCTACCTAAATGGccgaatattttacgaaaaagtacaattttttttcgatgcgggtaatatgggaAAAAAcgaccttaaaatttcaaaaagttaccatatACAAAATgattaccacctcgaaaaaacaccctatgtcaaatatcagctcaatcggacttagggGGAGGGTCacaaagtggtcaaagtttgagttttttgaaaatcgaaaaatcgcccaaGGAGGGactaaaggaaatcggggttttcgaaaaaaaaatttggtgccaaatgtcttcaaattgcatgaaacgagatctggtgtcatctcgagaaaataaattttatcaaaaaatcgacactctgggacttagtttttcaATCAgagtacgagacgaaacatatggttttaagtgccaataaaaaaaattatctcaatttttcattcggaacttgttacgaaatgttgatttgcacgatattataccctatgcaaaatattaactcattcgaacttcatttattagtgttgtagacgttaaaattagagtttttcgaaaaccgaaaaatcaccggaaatcggggttttcaaaaaaaattgtttaatgccaaatgtcttattggcaccctaatggacatatagtgggggtaatatggacaggtttgcaatatatgaagcgtagaggtttatcgatcgcgagaagaataattttattcaaccaagatcTGAACTCAACACAAATGtccgttgaatgatgaaaaaatcgaattaatccacgtAGAAGTGATACGTGCTTTTCGGCAGTATAACCGAAcaaaccctcaactattttgcttttggttccagt from Toxorhynchites rutilus septentrionalis strain SRP chromosome 3, ASM2978413v1, whole genome shotgun sequence encodes:
- the LOC129779409 gene encoding uncharacterized protein LOC129779409 isoform X2, which translates into the protein MAYRMMYLLLDAFLLLSATALASGNAQTNQKPASASAQTGKTSHGKREVSTGFSPPDYTQPSQPGYSYGVPQTSFNLPQFSENKFFSSPYKFTAPQHPQYNGFNSFSEGSVKYSIGSKELSDLLKMLHSSNPTISIRAIPSDHSWGASSYNPFDSFANYKPTMFKINEIASPSYGTPLAPPLNSYLPTSYGEPHGYEPSYASMIKGLKHYSTSFKAPSSDLYSGNKYISAIKPITSQPKPQVASPLHTSVEIHRPFKPSTFLGTTSEIPDYSHSQSSPPSSHNSYITPALQYLPPPKSPNKVTFEQPSNSYLPPHQPSKPNNAYLPSKPSNTYLPAVSTNSHSSEESRESYDFSGSSSVPSGGHSQYHKHPWQP
- the LOC129779409 gene encoding uncharacterized protein LOC129779409 isoform X1, which gives rise to MEVDLALESLQQAIEIARDHAVPVQQYQYLLLDAFLLLSATALASGNAQTNQKPASASAQTGKTSHGKREVSTGFSPPDYTQPSQPGYSYGVPQTSFNLPQFSENKFFSSPYKFTAPQHPQYNGFNSFSEGSVKYSIGSKELSDLLKMLHSSNPTISIRAIPSDHSWGASSYNPFDSFANYKPTMFKINEIASPSYGTPLAPPLNSYLPTSYGEPHGYEPSYASMIKGLKHYSTSFKAPSSDLYSGNKYISAIKPITSQPKPQVASPLHTSVEIHRPFKPSTFLGTTSEIPDYSHSQSSPPSSHNSYITPALQYLPPPKSPNKVTFEQPSNSYLPPHQPSKPNNAYLPSKPSNTYLPAVSTNSHSSEESRESYDFSGSSSVPSGGHSQYHKHPWQP